The proteins below come from a single Rhodanobacter sp. LX-99 genomic window:
- a CDS encoding 4'-phosphopantetheinyl transferase superfamily protein: MTAAHAPTLANVAEHLRDDEIHVWRLDYRPSHKRAPLRGVLAAYLGIAAEQVALADGEHGRPALAAGLDPSLGFNWSHSDGQALIAIGRHIAPGIDLERLRPRARALEIAERYFSVDEAAALAALPAAERSAAFLELWTAKEAVLKALGRGIAFGLNRLSIASAVDRLQLQRLEGDDVGAWQLQRLDIDSSLVATLAWRGGERRIRLGTLASGA, from the coding sequence ATGACCGCCGCGCACGCACCGACGCTTGCCAACGTAGCAGAGCACCTGCGCGATGACGAGATTCACGTGTGGCGGCTGGACTACCGGCCGTCGCACAAGCGCGCGCCGCTGCGCGGGGTGCTGGCCGCCTATCTCGGCATCGCCGCGGAGCAGGTGGCGCTGGCCGATGGCGAACACGGCCGCCCGGCGCTCGCCGCCGGGCTCGATCCATCACTCGGTTTCAACTGGTCGCACAGCGACGGGCAGGCGCTGATCGCCATCGGCCGGCACATCGCGCCGGGGATCGATCTCGAGCGCCTGCGTCCGCGCGCACGCGCACTGGAGATCGCCGAACGCTATTTCAGCGTCGACGAGGCCGCAGCCCTGGCCGCGTTGCCGGCGGCGGAGCGCAGCGCCGCCTTCCTCGAATTGTGGACCGCCAAGGAAGCCGTGTTGAAGGCGCTGGGCCGCGGCATCGCGTTCGGCCTGAACCGGCTCAGCATCGCCAGCGCCGTCGACCGGCTGCAACTGCAGCGGCTGGAGGGCGACGACGTCGGCGCCTGGCAGTTGCAGCGGCTGGACATCGACAGCAGCCTGGTCGCGACGCTGGCGTGGCGCGGCGGCGAACGCCGGATCCGCCTCGGCACGCTTGCCAGCGGCGCCTGA